ACCTCCGGGCCGAAGCCCTGGGACCGCATCCACGAGCGGTGGATCATCCCCGCCCGGCCGGACGCCCCGAACCACGCCGCACTGCGCACTCCGCCGCTCCCTTCTCCGGAGCCTTCCTCGATACCCGATCGCGCGGATCCTGGCAATCGGCTGAGAATTCCGGTGAACCGGACACTTCGCGGGGGCGCCGGACGTTGGGAGGGGTGAGAATGTCGCCGGAAAAGCGAGGTGTGCGATGAGCCTGATCGGGACCCTGGTCGGGTACGTCCTGACCGTGTTCGTCGTGGTGCTGGTGGTGCGGATGGTCCTGGACTGGACGCGCCTGGTCGCGACCGGGCCCGCGTGGCTCGGCCAGGCGCGGCGGATCAGCCACCGCGCGACCGAGCCGGTGATCGCCCCGGTGCGCCGGGTGCTGCCGCCGATCCGCGCCGGCGGGGTGGGGATCGACCTGGCGTTCACGGTGGTCTTCATCGCGGCGCTGGTGGTGCGGTCTGTCGCGTTCGCGCTGTGAGGGGTGCTCGCGGCGGGGACTTTCCTGGGCGTTGGGTGTCCATTGTGGAGTGACGCGGGCAGGTGGCGTGGCGGTCGGGAGTACGGGCGTCGACGCTGGCTTTCCTGTCGAGGCGATCGGCCGCGGTGTTCACCGCGGCCGATCGCCTCAGGTTCCCACCGCCCCCACCCCCTGTTGCTTCGCTCCGACTTCGGGCCGGAGCATGAACGCGTTCCCGCCGCCTCGAACTAGTTCCGGGCCCGGCGCCCGCACCAACTCCCCGACGATCTCGCCCTGCGCCCAACCGAATCACGGCGCGCCCCGGTTCGCACCGAACCCACTCCCCAGTCACCGCGCTCCGAATCCGGGGCCGAGCCGCCGCACCCCCTTCCCGGTTGCCCGGGTGCGGCGGAGCCGGATCAGCGGGAATCGACCCGGATTTCCCCGGCGCTGGAGCTGACGTCGATCCGGTGCGCGCCGGCCTGCCGGTCCGGGAGCGTGCCGCTGCGCTCGCCGACCGCGGTCTTCGCCGAAACCGCGTAGTCCGTGCCCGGGACGGCGAGGGAAACGGCGCCCACGTCGGTCCTGATGGTGGCGTCCGCGGGCGCGCTCAGGGCGATGTCCACTTCTCCGACGGAGGTCACCGCCTTGACCGGCCCGGCCGAATCCTGGACCGAGACCTTTCCCGCGGACATCGTCAGGTCCAGCGAACTGACCTTCGCCGCGTCGAACTCGCCCGCTCCCATCTTCCCGGTCACCGCGGCCCGGTCGGGCAAGGTCACGGTGTAGGAGACGACGCACTGGGCTCCGCACGACCCGCCGAGTTCGAGCGTCGGACCGCTCAAGCGATGCCAGACGCCGTCCGGTTTCGTCCCTTGGTAACGGATCTCGCGCTCGACGGTGATCGAGTCGCGGGCGCCGCCGGAACGCAGCCGCACGTATCCGGCGGGGCTGTCGATCTTGATCGCCGTCGCCGAACCGGCGAGCGTCGACGTGTCCTTCACGGTGTTTTGCCAGAGCGACACGGAATCCCCGTCGTGTTGCACGGGGAGCTGGCATGCCGAGACGCTCACTGCCAGGACACCAGCCACGGCCAACCGACCACTTCGCACGTTTCGTCCTCTTCTCTTGAAGCCGGACTTTCACGTTATGGCCGTGCTCAGCCGCCGGGCATCGGGGATGTCCCGGACATCTGTCAGGGTTGTCCGTCAGCCGGGCTTCCCGGCGGCGACCGGGGACGGTTCGCCGTCGGGGCGGCGGCGGGCGGTCCAGGAGTCGTAGCCGCGCATGAGGAAGCGGTGGGCGGGGCGTTCGACCAAGCGGGTGAGCGCCCAGCCGAGGACGACGCCGGCGGCGATCATGCCCGCGGTCTGCAGCAGCGGGTCGACGCCGAGGCCGGACAGCCAGTGCAGCACGAGGTAGCCGATGGCCTGGTGGATCAGGAAGACGCCGTAGGAGATGCCGGCGAACCAGGTGATCGCGCGCTGGACGAACGACGGGAGGAAGCGGTTCCAGTCCGGGCCCGCCGCGGCGAGCGAGATGACCGCGATCCCGATCGCGATGCCGATCGTCGAGCCCCATTCGACCTTGATCCCGGCGGGGGTGACGGCCGCGCCGTGCAGCGCGTGCGCGGTGACGCACAGGACTTCCAGCAGCACGAATTCCGCGGTGGAAAGGCGTTTCGTCGCCCAGAGCCGGACCGCGATGCCCGCGACGAACAGGTGCCAGCGGTGGAATCCGAACCCGTCGACGACGACGCGATACCACTCGGGCGGACCGGCGACGCGCAGCGGCCACTGCGCGAGCGGGACGAGCAGGGCGGCCCACATCACGATCCGGAACTTGCGGCCGTGGCCCCAGCTGCTCCGGTAGAGCAGCGCGGCGACGGTGAACGCCATGAGCTGGAGGGGAATCGTCCAGTGGGAGCCGTCGAGGAAGGGAAACTCGGCGGGTTTCCAGTTCCAGAGCATCAGGAGGTTGGCGGCGAGGTCGCCGAAGCGGGGGCCGAACCAGCCGGGCGGCGACAGGTACCGCAGCGCGAAGTAGATCGCCACGACGGCGGCGAGGAACGGCGGCAGCAACCGCGCGATCCTCCCCCACCAGTACCGGCCGAGCGCCCCGCGCCCGATCGTGACGGCGGCGAAGTACGCGGAGATCACGAGCAGCAGGCTCGCCCCGATCTGATGCGGGAACACGAACCGCCGCGGCCCCAGTTCCGGGTGCACGACGACGCTCATGTAGGTCGCGTGGTACAGCAGCACCAGCACGACGCACCCACCGCGCACGAGGTCCCAGCTGATCCGCCGGTTCCCCGAAGACACGCTCACCGGACGGAACGAGGACACGCGGGTCACCGTAACTGGTCGGGTTACCGTCGCGGGGAGGCACCCTGGGGCGCGGCGCGCGGGACATTTCCGGTACAGGGCGCGGTTTCGCGGCTCGGTGCGCGGGCTGGTTCCGGGGAAAGCCGTGGTGGCAGAGGGTTTCTGCCGGGGTTGGCGGTGTCGGCTGCTGGTGCGGGGTTCCGGCGAGTGAGAGGTTTTAGGTTGGGGCAGCGAGGATTCACCCGGTGGATGTGACGGACGAACGCTTGCTCGGTTCCGGTGGACGAGGTCGTGGCCGGGTCTGTTGTTGCGGCTGAATCGGTCCGGTGGGGCCGCGGCGAACGACTCTGGGTGGAGCCGCTCCCGCACGACGGCACGCCACGCCCCCTCGCTCGGCGCGAGTCCTCGTCAGCACCG
The nucleotide sequence above comes from Amycolatopsis sp. AA4. Encoded proteins:
- a CDS encoding YggT family protein is translated as MSLIGTLVGYVLTVFVVVLVVRMVLDWTRLVATGPAWLGQARRISHRATEPVIAPVRRVLPPIRAGGVGIDLAFTVVFIAALVVRSVAFAL
- a CDS encoding DUF4097 family beta strand repeat-containing protein, producing MSLWQNTVKDTSTLAGSATAIKIDSPAGYVRLRSGGARDSITVEREIRYQGTKPDGVWHRLSGPTLELGGSCGAQCVVSYTVTLPDRAAVTGKMGAGEFDAAKVSSLDLTMSAGKVSVQDSAGPVKAVTSVGEVDIALSAPADATIRTDVGAVSLAVPGTDYAVSAKTAVGERSGTLPDRQAGAHRIDVSSSAGEIRVDSR
- a CDS encoding acyltransferase, with translation MSSFRPVSVSSGNRRISWDLVRGGCVVLVLLYHATYMSVVVHPELGPRRFVFPHQIGASLLLVISAYFAAVTIGRGALGRYWWGRIARLLPPFLAAVVAIYFALRYLSPPGWFGPRFGDLAANLLMLWNWKPAEFPFLDGSHWTIPLQLMAFTVAALLYRSSWGHGRKFRIVMWAALLVPLAQWPLRVAGPPEWYRVVVDGFGFHRWHLFVAGIAVRLWATKRLSTAEFVLLEVLCVTAHALHGAAVTPAGIKVEWGSTIGIAIGIAVISLAAAGPDWNRFLPSFVQRAITWFAGISYGVFLIHQAIGYLVLHWLSGLGVDPLLQTAGMIAAGVVLGWALTRLVERPAHRFLMRGYDSWTARRRPDGEPSPVAAGKPG